The nucleotide sequence CTCCCATTTGGGTCGAGACTCCACTCAATGTTGTTCTAGCCAACTGCAAATAGCAGAGAAATGACCTGCGGGATTGAACAGTATGCGGACGAGGTTGCAAGCATAGCGGCTGCGATGGCAAGTTTGCCGACTTGACCGTAAAGATTCCCATCGGCCTAGAGGCGATCGCCAGAGGGGTTGGCTACGGTGAGGATAGGTTAGAGCGTTTGAGGATAGGGCCATGCAAGTGGTGACGCCACACACTCAAGTGCAGGAAAGGCTGCTGTGGATCGGCGGTCGGAAGCGTGCGGGTGTCGAAATTCGAGAGGTGACCAATCCGTTTGACGGCTCGCTAGTCGCTCGGGTGCATTTTGGCGATGGGGCTTTGCTGGACGAGGCGATTGCCGTGGCCCATCAAACGTTTGTCGAGACTTGGAAGGCCACTCCCGCCCACAAGCGCGCCGACATTCTCAGCCGCGCCGCCCAGCTAATCGAAGCGCGGCAAGAGCTGTTGGCCCGCACCATTGCTGAAGAGGTGGGCAAACCGATTGTGACGGCTCGCGGCGAAGCGAGTCGTGCGGTTAAGACCTTTAAAGAAGCCGCCCACATTTGTCTGGAATTGCGGGGCGAACAAATTCCGATGGATATCGTCCCCAATGGCGAAGGCAAGTTTGCCGTCACCCTGCACCAACCGCTGGGGGTGGTGGGGGGCATTACCCCCTTTAATTTCCCCCTCAATCTCGTGGCGCACAAGGTGGCTCCCGCACTTGCTGCCGGCAATACCGTTGTGCTCAAACCCCCCAGCGACGGGCCTTCAGCGGCACTATTACTGGCAGATATTTTGGCGGAGGCGGGGCTCCCCGATGGCTGCCTCAATGTGGTGCCCTGTGGCGGTGCTGTGGCAGAGCGCTTGGCCACCGACCCCCGCATCCAAGTGCTGACGTTTACGGGCAGTGCGGATGTGGGCTGGCACCTGCGATCGCTGGCGAAAGAGAAAAAGGTGATGTTGGAGTTGGGCTCCATGAGTCCGGCGATCGTGCATAGCGATGCCGATTTAACTCTGGCAGTCGATCGCTGCGTCTTTGGCGGTTTTGCCTTTGCCGGACAGGTGTGCATTCACACCCAGCGAATTTTGATTCACGCCTCTATCTACGAGAAGTTTAAGCGGCGGTTTATCGATAAAGTGGCCGCTCTCGTGGTAGGAGACCCGCTGAACGATCGCACGTTTGTGGGGCCGATGGTCGGAGCTGCCGAACGCGATCGCGTCCACCAATGGGTGAGCGAGGCTCGGGCTGCGGGTGCCACGGTCCCGATTGGGGGTAAACCCCATGCCGATTTCCCCAGTTGCTATCTACCGACGGTGTTAGAGAACCTACCTGCCGATACGACGATCGCCTGTAGCGAGGTGTTCGGCCCGGTAGTTGCCTTGCAGCCTTACGACAGCTTTGACGAGGCGATCGCGCTGGCCAACAATAGCCCCTACTCCGGCTTGAATGCGGGCGTGTTCACCAACGATTATCGGTTAGCCCTCAAAGCCGGTCGCGAACTCACGCCCGGTACTGTCCTGATTAACAACAGTCCCACTTGGCGGGTGGATCACATGCCCTATGGCGGTCGCGGCAAGTCGGGCTCCGGTCGCGAAGGTCCGCGCTATGCGATTGAAGAAATGACGGAAATCAAGCTGATTGTGTTCGAGTTGTAAGAGAGAGCTTCCCCTCTCCACGTGCTGGTTTTATGCCAGTCAAGCCCCCTCGGCAGAACGGGAGAGGCGATCGCCCTCGATGGGAAACTGAAAGGAGAGACGAATTTGACTAAGAACTGTTGCGGAGCGCTGGCAGCGTTGCAAACTGTAGTGTTGAATGCAAGCCGGTAACTGTGTTGAGAGAAACGATGGATTATCGGTATTCGCGATCGCTGGATCTGCTGGAACAGCTCAATTTCGAACATTGGGACAAGCGTATCTGCCAACTGAAATACGAGTTCTCTGTCGACGGCGATCGGCCCGTCTATACAGAGGAGGTTTCTGATACAGACTGCGTTCCCCCCAGTCGATACGGCGTCAACAAGCACTGGGGCCGCTACCGCAGCAGTGCTGCCACTCCTGTCAACCGATCTACCGAACGCCCTATCCTGCGTCGCAGCGTAGCGAGTGGGGGCTAGTGCAAGGTTCTTCTGCAGAACTCCTAGTCTTGACAGGGTCGCGCGGGCAGGATGGGGCTGAAGCGACGATATTCAGATAGATATCTTTCTAACTCGATCAGAGTTGATAGGTTGAGGCGGTAATACATCCAGCGACCCTCCTGTCTGGCTTGCAAGAGTCCTGCCTCTTTAAGCACTTTGAGATGAAAGGAAAGCTTCGACTGAGGTACGTCCAGCCGACTGCACAGATCGCAGACACACAATTCTTCGGTGCGTAAGGCTTCGAGCACTTGCAGCCGTAAAGGATCGGACAGAGCGCGAAAGCCTGCAAGAGTGGCTTCAGTGGAGGCGATCGGCGAGACTGCAGTGGGTGCTTTGGACTGCGAACGAGCTGCCATGTTTGAGGTAACCATCTCGATACGGCCGCTCGATTATATTCGATCTCCATTGCTTCGGCGGTGGGGAATAGACCGAATCTCCGCCGATATCGGGGGCGATCGCGATTGATTCTTACTGCTCGAATCCCGCTGCATTCTCGACATAAATACCATTTGGCGATCGCACAGAATACTTCATATTTATTTACGAAAAACCCTTTACAAATTAGCTAGTTATGCACTTAGTCCATTAGGACAAGAAAACTTGACTCGATCTCGAACATTTCGATCGAAACTTTTTACCCATAGTAATCTCCATCGACGAAAACTGAGAATCTTGCGAATGTGTCCTGAGCTCTAGCTCTTGGTTTCTTTATAGCGGCACCCTACCCCATCAAGACTGCTCTCAGGCAGCCCACCTTTAATGAGTAATGTGCCTCTCTAGGGAGGTCATCGTTGCATTTATAGGCATTGAGTATGACGTTATCTCAATATTTGAGGTCTTCAGACTTACCGACTTCTCTACAGAAAACTGTCAAAGTTAAAAACTTAGCTGCTGACGAGTTTCTGTTTCATCAAGGGGATATTTCCACCGCTCTCTATGTTGTTGAAATAGGACGATTGCGAGTGGTTCGATATACCCATGAAGGGGTAGCGATAACTCTGCAGGTGGCAAGAGCGGGAGGAATGGTGGCAGCGATCGCCCCCTTTAGCGAGCGCTATACCTGTTCTGCCATTTGCGAAGTCGATGCAACGGTACTCGCCTATCCCAAGCAAGAGTTTGCTCAAGCTTTGAATGACTTGCCCGAACTGACATTTGTGTTTGCCCAACAGCTCGCCCAAACGATCGACAGCCTCAAAAATGGTCTGGAATTGCGGGGCATTCGGTCTGCACGCGGTCGCATTTTGAGATATCTACAATTTGTCACACAACCAGGTCATCGATTAATTGAATTCGATCGCCCGCTGAAAGATGTTGCAAATGAGCTCGGGCTGGCGCCAGAGGTGTTTTATCGGACACTATCTATTTTGGAAGGTGAAGGGTTGATTGCCCGCCAGCGGCGAAAAATTAAGTTATTGACTGTGAATCGTGATTCAAATCATCGATTCACAGACATGGAAGCTGCACGTTAAGGCTAACTTTTTTCCGTCGGAAAGATCTATTGCGGCTGTTGACTGTCCGCTGAATTTGGGATGAAATTTATGCACGCTGTTCGATCTTTGCCTGTCGCTAGCAATCGACAATCCTATCGATCTTCCGAAATCCAGCAGCATTTGATCGCTTTTATCGGGAATAGAGACACTCCCCCCGACTGGTTAGCCCAGTCGGAGTACTCCACCCTCATGACGACTAATTTTTTTCGAGATTGGGCACGAATTGCCATCTTGAATCCCAGTTTAGCCATTGTGGAATGGCAGTTGCCCCAAGTGGAGGGCATTCATGTCTGCCGACATCTAGCATCGGCAATGCCCACATTGCCCATTATGTTATTAGCCCCCAGCGATCGCGTCGAGCAGCGCATTGCAGGATCGCCTAGGGCAGAATTGATGGGTCGCGATCGCCATTCTGCTACTATGCTCTCCAGTCTTTTCAGCCATCCCATCGATACTGTCATTTCCACCCTCTTTGCCTGCTCGATTGCCACCATTCTGGGATTGGGTCGCAAACTCTATCTCGCCCTCACCGCTGCCCCTCAACTAGAAGCTCCCCAAGACGATATGGACTGGCCCAGCCTTGCCACTATCGTGCCAGCCTACAACGAAGTAGACAACGTCGTCGGTTGCCTCTCCCACATTCTCGACAGCACCGATCGCCCCCTGCAGCTCTATTTGGCTGACGATGGTTCCACCGACACCACTCTACAATTAGCCCGAGCTTTTGCAGCGCAGCGACAGGACGATCGCCTCCACATCCTCAGCACGCCTCCCAGGCCGGAAGCAGAGGCTTGGGTGGGCAAAAATTGGGCTTGCGATTGGGCTGCCCGCCAGATTGAGGCTGACTATCTGCTCTTCGTCGATTGCGACGTGCGGTTGCAGCCGGGGGCAATTGAAGCAGCAGTGGACCGAGCCCGCCAGCAAGAGGTGGGGTTGTTGAGCGTTGGCCCCGAGATTGTCTGTGGCTGCTGGGCGGAATGGCTGGTGCAGCCGGTGATGATGGCGGTTCTGGGGGCGGGGTTTGACTATATAGCCGTCAACGACCCTGCTTCGGAGGAAGCCTTTGGGGCAGGACCGTTTATGCTGTTTCGCCAGTCGGCCTATCGGGCAATTGGGGGCCATGCAGCAGTAGGCGATCGCGTTGTCGAAGATGTGGAATTGGCCAAGTTGGCAAAACGCCGAAAACTCGGACTGTATTACAGCTTTAGCGGCGGCCTAGTGCAGTCCCGCATGTATCGAGATACCGCCAGTTTGTGGGAAGGCTGGAGCAAAAATCTGTTTGAAGGGCTGGAGCGCAAGTGGAGGCTGTGGCTGGTTTTAATCGCCGCCTTAGTCGTGATTTACCTTCTCCCCTGGGTGGCCCTAGTAGCTGGTTTGGCTACCGGCCGCCTCCTTTGGCTGGGGTTGGGCTGTATTGGACTCCTCTGCCAATCGATTCCGAGGGGATTGCTCTGGCGCTGGGGAGGCTTACCTCCGAACTATTGGTGGCTTTCGGGGTTGGGGGGGGCGATCGCGATCGCCATTCTGGTGTCCTCCGCCTATCGCACCAGCACGGGTAGGGGATGGACCTGGCGGGGACGATCGCTGCAATCGGCCTCGCGGCGATCGTGAGTTTGTCTCAACGAAGCCTGAGAGGGTGCAGCCGACGATCTGCAGCACCTCCCGAGCTAGGTTGAAAATCTGAGAGATCTTAGAATACTCCGCAGGCGAAGCGAGCTCCACCACCGCCTAATTTGCTGGGGATATCGGAATAATTATCGGCGCCAGCATGAACGATTAAGGCTCTTCCCGCCAGGTCGCTTTCGGTCACTTTAGGCGCTAGAGAGGGAACGGCAGCAACCCCTTCAGAGTCAACGTAGAGGACCGGCAGATCGCCTAAATGACCGCCCTCGGCATAAGGTCCCAGATGGGTGCCAGTCTCTTCGGGGTCGAAATGTCCCCCTGCCATCAAACCGGGGACCAGTTTGCCCTCACTATTCGTGGCAGCCTCGCAGGTAGGGTTTGCGTGGATGTGAAAGCCGTGCAGTCCGGGCTCTAACTGTTCCAAGTTGGGACTGACGAGCAGGCCGTACTCGGAATCGCTCAACGTGACTGTTCCGATGGATGGTCCAATCGTGCCGTCACTCAGTAATTGATTCAACTCGACAACAACTTCGGCACGAGCCATTTCGGTGGAAAGAATTGTCAGTGCTACTGCTAATGCGACCGTCTTCATTCTCATAAACAGCATATCCAGAGCAAATAAACCACAGTAGAACTACTAATACCAGTTATCTATGAGTTTGGGCTTAAGACTTTGTCGCGGACGACTGACCACCAATCGCCTGGGGCCAATTCAGTTTTTATACAATCGGCAGACAGCACGATCTGGGCTTCGCTTTCAAAGACGCTACAAGTGCCCATCGCGGCCATTAACGCCGGACGATCGCCTGCATCGAGGGTGGCGATCGCCTCCGCTGCGATCGGTTGAAATTGTTTCAGCCAGTCACTGCCGGTAATGGCCGAGGTCGTGAAAGCATTGCGATCGAGCAGCCAGAATCCCACGTTGTAGTCGTTCAGGAACTGTACGACGCGGTTGGGAGACAAAGTGTACTGGGCTGCGAAGAGGTCGAGCGTGCGCTGGCGAATTTGGCTGTAGTAGCCCTGCTGGAAGGGAATGGCGTATTCGGCCCCGGTGAGGATGGAGCGTTGGGCAAAGGTCGGCAAGTTATTGGCTTCGGCGGAGAGGGAGGCGATGGGGCGATCGCCGGGTTGTTGTCGAAAGAACTGGTAGAGTGCGGGTTTTGTCCCCGTGACATAATCGGTTTCGATAAACTCGTGTTGGGTGGCCGGGTAGCCGATCGTGGCGATCGCCAGCAGCCCGACACTCAAGAGAGCAAACAATTCTTTGGAGCGCCGATGCCGGGTGGCGCTGGCAGCGGTTTTGAGTGTGGTGTCTAAGAGTAGCGCGATCGCTAGAGCGGCTGCCAGGGCCGCAGCAATGCGGAGGGAATGAACGGTGTAGCGGCTGGGTAAATGCAAGCGGAAGAGGAGGGCGTGAGCAGTTAAAAACATTACCCCCGATGCCGCGAGGAGTTGCCATAATAGCCCTACTTTGTCCCGCACCTGCTTCCCTAAGTCAAACAGGCGCGGAACTCTCAGCAGTACCGGCAACAACAGCGATCCATAGGCCAGCGGCGGAATCAGTGCCGCTGCAATATTGAGGCCACTGCGCGATCCATTCAGCCAAAACTGCCACAGATCCCCATTGCTGAAAAAGCTGGTGCGACCGTTGGGGGCAAACTCCGGCAGCAGGCGGGCTTGCTCGGCGGAGATGGCAGGACCGTAGGTGGAGGTGCCGAGGGCATAGGCGAAAATGACTGCAGCGGCGATCGCCAGTCCCGAGAGGCTGGCGGGTAGTGCCTCTTGCCGGAGACCCAGATAGGGAAATTTGGCTCGCATGCTGAGGGCACGGATAACAAGTAACGTGGCGCAGACCAGCACGAGAGAGGGATAAAAAGTGCCCAGAGCGGCGATCGCGCAACTGACTCCCAGCGGCGATCGCCGCTGCAGTGCCCACAGAAAGGCTAAGAAAATCGGGTACAAAAAGGCCCTCGGCGTAGCCGAGATCAAGCCATCCTGTCCCCAGAGGTTTTGATTGAGCAGTAAAGACGCAAGAAAGGCTGAGAAAGGGACGGGCAACAGTTCGAAGGCAAGTTGAAAGCAAAAATAAGTGGTCAGCAGTCCCAAAACGGTCGGCAATAGCTTACTCGCCACCACGGGCTCGATCCCGACCTGGGCCAGTAACCCATAGAGCGCTTTGTATCCCGCAGGAGCCACCGACTGAAAGTAATCGGCAATTAAATCGTGGGGAAATAGATTCGGATCGAGGTAGCGGTACATCCAAAATACGTGCTGGCGGGCATCGTCTTGGATGATGTAGTCTCCGGCAAAGGCTTGCTGGAGGGCAAGGCTACTGTAGGTCAAGGAAAACAGCCAACTGGCAGCTAGCCACCATCGGCTGAGACTGCGGCGATCGCCCTGCTGGGGAACGGTGAGGAACTGGCGTAGGCGAAGGATGGGATTGGGATTCACGCGGGGATGGTTCGCAGGCGATCGAATGAAGGGGGATGGCGCGACCGGTCAACGGACAGCAGTAGGCTGTCGGGGATCGCTGGGGCGAGCCAGGAGGATACCGATCGCCGTTTCAGCCTGTTGGACATAGGCTTGCAAGTCGCTAGAAATCTTGACCTCTCCGCTGGGGGAAGCGTGGATCGCCGCAATGCCGGTCTCGGTACGGTAGGTCAAGCCTGTATGAATGACATCGAGACCTTCCAGCGAGGTGACTAGTGCAAAGATATCGCCAGGCTGAATCTGGGCATACGACTCTCGAATGCGATCGGAGGGAATGTAGGCCAGGGAGAGATGCTGCAACTCGGCTTCCCTCTCTGCAATACATCGAATATTGGCAGCACTGTTGGCCAGTTGAGGGTAGTACTCGGTATGGCGACTCATAAACGTCAGGGATTTCTGCAGCGGCATCCCCCCCAACTCTGGCGCGAGATCTCGCAGATTGCCGCGCTCTTGATTGTCTGCCATCCAGTCGGAAAAATAATGCAGCCGACTGCAATACCCGTCTATTTTGCCGTCGCGATAGCGTTGGGTCTGAATGTGTCCGGCAAAGCTCTCGAAGGAGGTATCCTCCAGAGCAATGTTACGGGCGATCGCCAGCACTGTTTCCACAAAGAGGACGCAGTCAAATTCTTGCAGCGAGGTCAGCAGCGTTTCCTGCCCGAACCGGTCTAACAGTCCCGCTCGATAGGGGGCACCGAGAAATTCTGTGGCGATCGCCTGCACGATCTCCCCAAAGGAGACCTGAGAGAGGCGATCGCCAGTAGCTCGCTGCACGACTCGGTCGAATGTAGCGAGATCGGCAGGTGTCGGTGGGGCAATAGGAACGGTAACGGGCAGTTGGGTCGCTAACTCGGCCCGCGCTGCAGTGCCCTGTAAAAAAGCAGCAGTCAGTCCCAGCAAACAGAGCCCGAATGGAGTCAATCTCTCAATCTGCGTCAACCTCTCAACCCGCTTTGGAGCTCGCACTGGCATCGATCGGTGCTTTTCGAGCATATATTCAGCGACATCCCTGTATGAATTCAGTAGCCCGCTGCCCTGCTGACAGGAGGGACTGTCTCCAAAATACCTCAGCCGCAGTCGCTGTTGGCGCGAATTGTCTGTAAGCCTACTTTTACGACTGGGTCTTACCCGCCTTTCTGGGAAAATGTGCAATCTTGGCAATGCCGTAGAAAATCAGCTTCTCCTGCTGAATCCGCAGGCGATCGATCGACACACTCGTGCCATCTAGATCGAAGTTGCCGAGATCGAGCATTTCGTTGACGTGCTCTATGAGGGCGCGGCCAAGGTCTAGCAGCTCGCCAGCTCCCTCGTATTTAACATCCACAAATTCGATGCGGTGCTGCTCCACCACCTGCAAGCGAGCTGTCCAACTCAGCGGCTGCCACTCGGCAGCATCGCCCAGCTTGACTTGAGTGGTTAGCTTCAGTTCGCGATCGCGAGTAATCTCCACATCTGTTTGGCGCAAGGATAGCTGTTGACCGTCGATCTGCAACCGCTGCAGTTTCTCAACGACAAAGGGCGTATTGAATGACTTCGTCAAATCCTCTGCCGTCAGCACCACTCGCATGACAGCCTGAGTGGGTTGCTTCAGTTTTACTCGGCCTTGGAAGATAGCCCCAAAATCGATCGCCACCGATTGTAGGTAGAGTTCCATTGCCTCGATGCGCAAGCCGTTGTACATGCGCAAGCCGCGACCGATAAAGTCAAATCCATCGACACTGCCTTGTAGGAGCTTTGCCACGGGCTCTGCCCGCACCTGAGCTTCTAGCTTCTCAGTCCGTTGAAATAGGGTCGAGATCGCAGCTGCGACCACTTTACTGACGAAGCGATCGCCCCCCTGCTTATCGAATGTCAGACCGCCAAATAAAGCTGCTGTCATGTTCTGATGCTGCAATTACTTTACACATGCTAACACCATTATTGCGAAATGTTAAGTAGTTCAATTCTGGTTTGACAGCCTAGTGATTATGTGTGTCCAGCTATAATTGCGATCGCTGCGATGCTCCTTGCGAAACGCGAGGTCGATACCGTCAAGGCTCTCGATGGGGGTGGTGCAGTACCTTTAATAAGATATCTTGTTCGATCTTGCCTGTTCATTTCGTTATCCAGCCAGCCCGGAAGAAACGCAAGCCGCAGTTATGACAATGTCGTTGGATATAATGCCGAGGGTCAGCCAATTTCGGCGACTCATTTCTACTGTGACCGCGAGCGGGAGGTTCTCTCATGTTCCACATTAAACAGACGGTGCTGGCTGGCCTAGTGCTGGGGGCCTTTGGTGGGGCGTTGCTGAGTGCCGCTGTTGCGCAAGAGAGCGAAGAACCCGTTAGGATTCGAACCCAAACGCTGAATGAAAACCTCTACATGTTGCAGGGGGGAGGAGGCAACATGGCGGTGTTGGCCGGAGAGGATGGCGTCTTTTTAATTGACGACGATATTGCCCCCCTAACCGAGCAGGTCATCGCCGCGATCGGCGAGATTAGCGATCTCCCGATTCGGTTTGTCATCAACACCCACTGGCATTTCGATCACACGGGCGGCAACGAAGCCCTGGGCGAAGCGGGGGCGCTGATTGTGGCCCACGACAACGTGCGCGAGCGCATGAGTGTCGATGCGGTGGTGGAAAGCCTCGGCTTGAATTTTCCCGCCTCGCCCGAAGTGGCATTGCCGGTGGTGACGTTTAATGACACCGTTACGTTTCACCTCAATGGCGAGTCCGTTCGGGTCTTTCACGTCGAGACTGCCCATACCGATGGCGATGCGATTGTGCATTTTCCCGATGCCGATGCGGTGCATATGGGGGATGTCTATTTCAACGGTCGCTATCCGTTTATCGATGTGGAAAGTGGCGGCTCGATTGACGGCACAATCGCTGCGGTCGAGTTGTTGTTAGAGAA is from Synechococcus sp. PCC 7336 and encodes:
- a CDS encoding aldehyde dehydrogenase family protein, which codes for MQVVTPHTQVQERLLWIGGRKRAGVEIREVTNPFDGSLVARVHFGDGALLDEAIAVAHQTFVETWKATPAHKRADILSRAAQLIEARQELLARTIAEEVGKPIVTARGEASRAVKTFKEAAHICLELRGEQIPMDIVPNGEGKFAVTLHQPLGVVGGITPFNFPLNLVAHKVAPALAAGNTVVLKPPSDGPSAALLLADILAEAGLPDGCLNVVPCGGAVAERLATDPRIQVLTFTGSADVGWHLRSLAKEKKVMLELGSMSPAIVHSDADLTLAVDRCVFGGFAFAGQVCIHTQRILIHASIYEKFKRRFIDKVAALVVGDPLNDRTFVGPMVGAAERDRVHQWVSEARAAGATVPIGGKPHADFPSCYLPTVLENLPADTTIACSEVFGPVVALQPYDSFDEAIALANNSPYSGLNAGVFTNDYRLALKAGRELTPGTVLINNSPTWRVDHMPYGGRGKSGSGREGPRYAIEEMTEIKLIVFEL
- a CDS encoding helix-turn-helix transcriptional regulator — protein: MVTSNMAARSQSKAPTAVSPIASTEATLAGFRALSDPLRLQVLEALRTEELCVCDLCSRLDVPQSKLSFHLKVLKEAGLLQARQEGRWMYYRLNLSTLIELERYLSEYRRFSPILPARPCQD
- a CDS encoding Crp/Fnr family transcriptional regulator, with translation MTLSQYLRSSDLPTSLQKTVKVKNLAADEFLFHQGDISTALYVVEIGRLRVVRYTHEGVAITLQVARAGGMVAAIAPFSERYTCSAICEVDATVLAYPKQEFAQALNDLPELTFVFAQQLAQTIDSLKNGLELRGIRSARGRILRYLQFVTQPGHRLIEFDRPLKDVANELGLAPEVFYRTLSILEGEGLIARQRRKIKLLTVNRDSNHRFTDMEAAR
- a CDS encoding glycosyltransferase codes for the protein MTTNFFRDWARIAILNPSLAIVEWQLPQVEGIHVCRHLASAMPTLPIMLLAPSDRVEQRIAGSPRAELMGRDRHSATMLSSLFSHPIDTVISTLFACSIATILGLGRKLYLALTAAPQLEAPQDDMDWPSLATIVPAYNEVDNVVGCLSHILDSTDRPLQLYLADDGSTDTTLQLARAFAAQRQDDRLHILSTPPRPEAEAWVGKNWACDWAARQIEADYLLFVDCDVRLQPGAIEAAVDRARQQEVGLLSVGPEIVCGCWAEWLVQPVMMAVLGAGFDYIAVNDPASEEAFGAGPFMLFRQSAYRAIGGHAAVGDRVVEDVELAKLAKRRKLGLYYSFSGGLVQSRMYRDTASLWEGWSKNLFEGLERKWRLWLVLIAALVVIYLLPWVALVAGLATGRLLWLGLGCIGLLCQSIPRGLLWRWGGLPPNYWWLSGLGGAIAIAILVSSAYRTSTGRGWTWRGRSLQSASRRS
- a CDS encoding superoxide dismutase family protein, producing the protein MARAEVVVELNQLLSDGTIGPSIGTVTLSDSEYGLLVSPNLEQLEPGLHGFHIHANPTCEAATNSEGKLVPGLMAGGHFDPEETGTHLGPYAEGGHLGDLPVLYVDSEGVAAVPSLAPKVTESDLAGRALIVHAGADNYSDIPSKLGGGGARFACGVF
- a CDS encoding N-acetylmuramoyl-L-alanine amidase-like domain-containing protein; this encodes MTPFGLCLLGLTAAFLQGTAARAELATQLPVTVPIAPPTPADLATFDRVVQRATGDRLSQVSFGEIVQAIATEFLGAPYRAGLLDRFGQETLLTSLQEFDCVLFVETVLAIARNIALEDTSFESFAGHIQTQRYRDGKIDGYCSRLHYFSDWMADNQERGNLRDLAPELGGMPLQKSLTFMSRHTEYYPQLANSAANIRCIAEREAELQHLSLAYIPSDRIRESYAQIQPGDIFALVTSLEGLDVIHTGLTYRTETGIAAIHASPSGEVKISSDLQAYVQQAETAIGILLARPSDPRQPTAVR
- a CDS encoding DUF2993 domain-containing protein, with the protein product MTAALFGGLTFDKQGGDRFVSKVVAAAISTLFQRTEKLEAQVRAEPVAKLLQGSVDGFDFIGRGLRMYNGLRIEAMELYLQSVAIDFGAIFQGRVKLKQPTQAVMRVVLTAEDLTKSFNTPFVVEKLQRLQIDGQQLSLRQTDVEITRDRELKLTTQVKLGDAAEWQPLSWTARLQVVEQHRIEFVDVKYEGAGELLDLGRALIEHVNEMLDLGNFDLDGTSVSIDRLRIQQEKLIFYGIAKIAHFPRKAGKTQS
- a CDS encoding MBL fold metallo-hydrolase — encoded protein: MFHIKQTVLAGLVLGAFGGALLSAAVAQESEEPVRIRTQTLNENLYMLQGGGGNMAVLAGEDGVFLIDDDIAPLTEQVIAAIGEISDLPIRFVINTHWHFDHTGGNEALGEAGALIVAHDNVRERMSVDAVVESLGLNFPASPEVALPVVTFNDTVTFHLNGESVRVFHVETAHTDGDAIVHFPDADAVHMGDVYFNGRYPFIDVESGGSIDGTIAAVELLLEKVDDDTQIIPGHGPLSNKAELAAYRDMLMVVRARTARAIAGGLTMEEFVASEPTADLDADWGKGFLTPEQFQQIVYTDLSQ